In Caldisericaceae bacterium, the genomic window GTATTTTTCTGACCATTCTGGAAACTCATTTGCTTCAACCATAATTCCTTTGATGTTAGAGTTTTCTAAAGCAAACTGATGTGCTGTTCTAACTGCTCTTGGGCAATATGGGCATGTAGGGGTAACAAAAACAAGAATTTCAATAGAACTTGAAATTTTTTCCACTTTTCCTTTTATATTTTCGGGAAGTTCGGTTTTTCCCTTTGAAACATCTATAATGTCTTCAAGTAGAGAAGAAAACTCATGTCCTGAAGGGATTCCGTAATAAACGATGTTTTTATTTGTTTTGCTTCCCTCAATGAAAAGGGCAGAGACGGTTTTTATGTTGTACTCTTTTTCTTTTTCAAAGTCATCTGTGTATATGTTCATTTTTATTTTAGGGGATAGTTCAGCTACTTCTCTTACTATTTCTTCTGTGTATGGAAGATACTGTTCGTTAAACTTAGTAACATTTGACCCTTTTGTTTCAGTAAAAAGTGTTAAAGTTACTTCACCTTCTAATTTCTTTTCAAAT contains:
- a CDS encoding thioredoxin family protein, yielding MERLLKEKDVQYIKDLFEKKLEGEVTLTLFTETKGSNVTKFNEQYLPYTEEIVREVAELSPKIKMNIYTDDFEKEKEYNIKTVSALFIEGSKTNKNIVYYGIPSGHEFSSLLEDIIDVSKGKTELPENIKGKVEKISSSIEILVFVTPTCPYCPRAVRTAHQFALENSNIKGIMVEANEFPEWSEKYNVYAVPKVVINEGKGEFEGALPEDAFLEAIYDAIGIKLI